A window from Marinagarivorans cellulosilyticus encodes these proteins:
- a CDS encoding cytochrome c → MKLDTPTTLTSLTHFGGIKLMPYFSRTAKLWAFAGLALALSACVGPVETNSSSSEATPSSQASISSSSMDAVSSLSSSVTISSSSIIQSSSESPESSSSEANSNEPDLVAGQAFYKSTEIFTLSCEACHGANGEGAASTPILLVASGRDTQEGLTQYIAGAMPKNSAGNCTGPCARDTAAYILNGYATTTGGDSSSVTVSSSSAASSIPTTGEVENAVSEEVRNERVTKGLAFYQKATNTCVVCHGGVGQGGIGGSLENCDACGTWEGLRAYIEVAMPDGGSNEDGVGPDDCVGECAQGITDWIWNVVNGWALTEVNGVAGGVKVVTEDRYGQDTARIKTYSMLTDDFTRIFGEVPSVLAGSRNAFKSEPEFWHTEGEIGAVSLNVLVNSALQACANENLPALTESALRSSCADWATRMWLRPATEDELQSCIDVALVDAAALNNAKEQAKYACVSMMISLPAITY, encoded by the coding sequence ATGAAATTAGACACCCCAACAACCCTCACCTCTTTGACACACTTTGGCGGAATCAAACTTATGCCTTATTTTTCTCGCACCGCCAAACTATGGGCCTTTGCAGGCCTCGCCTTGGCGCTCTCCGCCTGTGTTGGGCCAGTTGAAACAAACTCATCCAGCAGTGAAGCAACGCCATCATCACAAGCTAGTATCAGCTCATCGAGCATGGATGCTGTTTCTTCATTAAGCTCTTCGGTTACTATCAGTTCGAGCTCGATTATTCAATCGTCCTCAGAATCACCTGAGAGTTCTAGCTCAGAAGCTAATTCTAACGAGCCAGATCTAGTCGCAGGCCAAGCCTTTTACAAAAGCACCGAGATATTTACACTTAGCTGTGAGGCTTGCCATGGCGCTAACGGTGAAGGTGCCGCAAGCACCCCGATTCTTTTAGTGGCCTCCGGCAGAGACACCCAAGAAGGCCTTACCCAATACATTGCCGGCGCCATGCCAAAAAATAGCGCCGGCAATTGCACAGGCCCATGCGCGAGAGACACCGCGGCTTATATTTTAAATGGCTACGCCACAACCACCGGAGGCGACTCAAGCAGCGTAACCGTAAGCTCATCAAGCGCTGCCAGCAGCATCCCAACAACCGGCGAAGTAGAGAATGCCGTTAGCGAAGAGGTGCGCAACGAGCGAGTTACCAAAGGTTTAGCCTTTTACCAAAAAGCCACAAACACCTGTGTGGTATGCCACGGCGGCGTGGGCCAAGGCGGCATTGGCGGCAGCCTTGAAAACTGTGATGCCTGTGGCACATGGGAAGGTCTGCGCGCTTACATTGAAGTGGCCATGCCAGACGGCGGCAGCAATGAAGATGGCGTAGGCCCAGACGACTGTGTTGGCGAATGCGCACAAGGCATTACCGACTGGATTTGGAATGTGGTAAACGGCTGGGCATTAACTGAAGTTAACGGTGTTGCAGGCGGCGTTAAAGTCGTCACCGAGGACCGTTACGGCCAAGACACCGCGCGCATTAAAACCTACAGCATGCTAACTGACGATTTCACGCGTATTTTTGGTGAAGTACCTTCTGTTTTAGCCGGCTCACGCAATGCGTTTAAATCAGAACCCGAGTTCTGGCATACCGAAGGTGAAATTGGCGCAGTATCGTTGAATGTTCTCGTTAACTCGGCACTACAAGCCTGCGCCAACGAAAACCTTCCTGCACTCACAGAATCAGCTTTGCGCAGCAGCTGTGCAGACTGGGCAACCCGCATGTGGCTACGCCCTGCTACCGAAGACGAACTGCAATCTTGTATAGATGTAGCCCTAGTTGACGCTGCAGCACTAAATAACGCGAAGGAGCAAGCTAAGTACGCTTGCGTATCTATGATGATCTCACTACCAGCCATCACCTACTAA